In Aurantimicrobium minutum, the DNA window CCCTGCTCAATAATGCGAGCAAGCATTTCAGGTTCTGTAGTGTTCTCTCCTGGCTGGTTGGGTTTACCCGTGCCGTGGTAATCACTGGAGCCAGTGATAATCAGACCGCGTTCCTCACACAGTTCACGAAGAATCGTTTTGCCTGGTTCCATATTTTCCCGGTGTTCAATTTCGTAACCACCGAGACCTGCATCAATCAGGCGATCAATGTATTCCATCGGAGCCACACGCCCCTTCGTGGTGGGGTGAGCCATCACGGGAACACCACCGGCAGATCTAATCAGTTTCACAGCAGAGAGAGGGTCGAGGGCATATTGAGAAACGTAGTACGGCCCGTCTTTAGAGAGGATTCCTGAGAATGCTTCACTACGTTCAGAAATAATGCCCCGAGCAACCAACGCATCAGCAAGGTGGGGGCGACCCACGGATTTCCCAGAGGCTGAGACCTGCTCCAAAACATGGTCCCAAGTGATGTCGTAGTCTGCAGAGACGTTTTCTGTCATTTGGCGAAGACGATTTTCGCGGTCACTTTGTAGTTTCTTGAGTTCCTCAACCAAAGGTGCATAGTTGGGGTCGAAAAGATACGCCAGAATGTGGATGCTGCCGTATTCAATACGAGATGTGAACTCCATACCGGGGATGAAAGTCATCCCCAAACGCAGGCATTCTTCACGCGCTTCATCCCAGCCAGCAGTGGTGTCGTGGTCTGTCAACGACATCGTGCGCACACCAGCAGCGTGTGCCTCGCGCACCACGTCTGCCGGAGAGCCAGTGCCATCTGAGACATTGCTGTGGAGATGCAAGTCGATAGGACTTTGGGCTCGTAAAAATGCTTCCACCCTTTCACTCTATGCCTGGCTGGGGACATGCTGAGCCTTTTCCCAACAGACGGTGACAGACTAGAAGCATGAACGCGGAAGATGCCCAGCACGAAGCCCCTCTCGGCACCGAAAACAGGTCGACTACTCCGGCATCAGATACTTTCCAGAAATACATCGGGAGCAACTGGGCAGATCGGCCAGAGCAGATTCCCTCACCGCGTGAACAGGCCTCATATGCCGCTGCGCGTCGTGGGGCGCTGAGTAAAGCTCACCCGGGAAAGCGCATTGTTATTCCTGCCGGGCCAATGAAACGTCGTAGTAATGACACCTTTTATCCGTACCGTGCTGATTCAGCTTTTAGTTGGCTCACGGGATGGGGTTCAGATTCTGAACCTGACTCAGTTTTGGTAATGGAACCCACTGCCACAGGTCACGCAGCAACTTTGTATTTCCGCGAACGAGCAGGTCGTGACTCGGATGAGTTTTATGCAAACAGTGACATTGGTGAGTTTTGGATAGGCCCACGGCCCTCCTTAGCTCAGGTTGCCGGTGATCTGGGTATTTCAACCAAGCACCTCGATGAGCTTCCGGAAGCAGATAAGTCCGTGACCGAAATTCCTGAGGACCTTGCTCGCGATCTTTCCGAGATGCGTCTGGTCAAGGACGAGTATGAGATCTCGGAAATGCGCGAAGCAGTAGCCTCCAGTATTCGCGGGTTTGCAGATATTGCTCGTGTTCTGCCAGCAGTTGCTGGGAATACTCGCGGAGAGCGTCTCATCGAGGGAGCTTTTGCCTCTCGCGCTCGGTTGGAGGGTAATGGTGTTGGTTACGGCACTATTGCTGCCAGTGGTGCGCACGCCTGCATCTTGCACTGGGTCACTAACGACGGCGTCGTGAATGAGGGCGACCTCATTCTCATTGATGCAGGTGTTGAACGCGATAGCTATTACACCGCTGATGTGACACGAACACTGCCCGTCAGTGGCACCTTTACCCCGGTTCAGCGCAAGGTTTATGAAGCCGTGCGCGAAGCCGCAGATGCTGCCTTCGCCATTGTGAAGCCGGGGATTACTTTCCGTGATGTTCACAACACCGCGATGGCTGTTATTGCCCAGAAAACCTCAGAGTGGGGTCTTCTTCCGGTCACAGCTGAAGAGGCGCTTCTTCCCGAGAACCAGCATCACCGGAGATATATGGTGCATGGCACCAGCCACCACCTCGGTATTGATGTGCACGACTGTGCTCAAGCCCGCCGTGAAATGTATATGGACGGCATCGTTAAGGAAGGCATGATCTTCACGATTGAACCCGGACTGTACTTCCAGCCCGATGACCTCACTGTCCCCGAGGAATATCGCGGAATTGGTGTGCGCATTGAGGACGATATTTTGGTGACCGCCACCGGTGCGGAAAACCTGACCATTGCACTTCCGAGAACAGCGGATGACGTTGAGGCCTGGCTCGCCCCCCATGTGGCGGCAACCAAGGCAGCTAAAGCAGCACAGCTCAAAGTAGAGTCACTGGCCAAGAAGAAGCGGAAGTAACTATGACTAAGCGCGGTGTTGGTAGTTGGATAGTCATTGCGCTGTTAGGTCTCAGCGGTTTTCTCCACCTTGTTACTCCTCAAGGATTTCTGTGGTTGATGCCACCTGAATTGGGGGAAGGAGTCAACCTCGGGGTTGTCTATGTCAGCGGCGTGGTCGAACTGGTGTGTGTTGTCGGACTTCTTCTCAGAGCCCGTTGGGCGCCCACGGTCACGGTGCTAACGCTTCTGGCAATCTGGCCTGCCAATATTTGGTTTGCCTTCAGCACAATTGGGGCAGGGAACACCCTGTTGACGGTTATCGCGTTTGTGCGTCTGCCTTTGCAGCTGCTGTTGCTGTGGTGGGCGTGGAAGTCTCCGGTTAACGCGCGGCAGGGTTAACCAGTTCTGCAGTTCTTGAGAGAACATCCCGACAGACTTGGATAGCGGGGCTTCCCGCACTTGCCCTGCGTGCTGCCGTGAATACTGTTCTGCGCGGGTTGCCGGGAAGATCAATCAAATCGACGGTCACTTTTCGTCCGACCCAGGCAAGACCTGTCAGTAACGCAACTGCGTTACCGGACTCGACCAAGCGAATATGGGCTTGGATGTCAGCAGTTTCAAATTGCACATCAGGTTCAAAACCTGCTTGGCGGCAGGCTTGTTCTGCCCAGTGACGCGATGCCGTTCCGCGTGGCTCCATGACCCAGGGAAGCCCAGCAGTGTCAGCAAGTGACGAAATCGAATGTTCTGCTCTGAGTTTCGAGGAAACCCCCAGTCGAATGGGGTCAGTGGTGAGGTCAATACGATCCAACTCGGGATGCCGAGCAGCAGCATGGCCCGGATATTGCTCCGCAATAACCAAGTCATAGTCTCTAGCCCAGGTGGCATGCAGTGCTGCTTCTGGTTCTTGCTGGGTTATTTCTAAACGAAGCTGCGGATGTTCTTTCTTCAGTAGCGTCAATGCCTCTGGGAGTAATGCCAGGGCTGCTGACTGGAAGAGGGCGAGTCGAACTAAACCAGCAGGGCGCTCGAGAGAGGTCGTGATTTCTGATTCTGCTTGCTCGAGCACTTCCAGCACCGTGGAGGTGTGGCTTACAAGAATCTCTGCTTGCGGCGTCAAGATAACCCGGCGTCCACTCTTGCGCAGCAAGGGGACGCCCACCTCTTTCTCTAAGAGCGCGAGCTGTTGTGACACAGCAGAGGGGCTGTAGTTGAGGGCCTCTGCTACCTCGGCCAGGGTGCCGCGCAGCTTAACCTCCCGTAGCAGACGCAGTCGTCGCAGATCAAGCATGAGCACCTCTCAATAGTTAAGTATTACTAATGAGTAATAGTAACTAATGTGCGCTTTATCTAAAGTCTTTTGCCCACCAGACTATACACATGACCGCAGACGCATACTCTCCTGAACTGGCCAATGATTCCATCGCGCTTGTGCGCAAATGGCTCACGGAAGCACAAGGATTCCCTGTTGATTCCAGCGCTGTCATGCTGGGGGGAGTATTGAAAGATCCCACCGGACTGGCCTTCACCGTGGGCTTCGTCGATGGCGTTGTTCGCCCCGAAGATCTCAAGGTCGCAGCACACAACCTTCGTGAACTTGCCCCCAAGGTCCCTGGCTTCCTCCCCTGGTACATGCGGGCCGCAGTGCGCCTCGGTGGCGCATTTGCACCCCTGATGCCAGGAGTGGTTATTCCTATCTCTCGCAAGGTACTGCGCAACATGGTTGGGCACCTCATCGTGGACGCAACCGACGCCAAACTCGGTGGAGCTATTGCCAAGCTCCGTAAGCCAGGCATTCGCCTCAACGTCAACCTGCTTGGTGAAGCCGTCCTCGGCGAGCGCGAAGCAGCTCGCCGCTTGGAAGGCACACGCGCACTTCTGGCCCGCGATGATGTCGACTACGTCTCCATCAAAGTCTCTTCCACTGTTGCACCTCACTCTGCTTGGGCTTTTGAGCAGGACGTTGAGCATGTGGTTGAGCGCTTGCTCCCCCTGTTCCACCTTGCTGCTGAAAGCCCCACTCCTAAGTTCATCAACTTGGACATGGAAGAGTTCAAAGATCTCGACATCACCATCGCGGTGTTTACCCGCATCCTGGACCGTCCAGAGCTTTTGAACCTCGAGGCAGGCATTGTGCTTCAGGCATACTTACCAGATGCTCTTGCTGCCATGATGCAGCTCCAGGAGTGGTCTGCTGCGCGCCGTGCACGCGGCGGTTCCGGCATCAAGGTTCGTGTGGTGAAGGGAGCCAACCTTCCCATGGAGCGCGTTGAGGCAGCACTGCACGACTGGCCTCTAGCGACCTGGCACACCAAGCAGGACAGCGACACCAACTACAAGCGCGTGATTAACTACGCCTTACACCCAGAGCGCATTCAGAATGTCCGCATTGGTGTTGCCGGCCACAACCTCTTCGATGTTGCCTACTCGTGGCTTCTGGCAAACAAGCGTGGCGTGCAGTCAGGAATCGAATTCGAAATGTTGCTGGGTATGGCTCAGGGGCAAGCCGAAGCGGTCAAGAAGGACGTCGGCGGACTTTTGCTCTACACCCCTGTTGTGCACCCTGCAGAGTTTGATGTCGCTATTGCCTATCTAATTCGCCGCCTTGAAGAGGGCGCCTCTCAAGACAACTTCATGTCTGCCGTGTTTGAACTGGCAGCTAACGAAGCGCTGTTTGAACGTGAAAAGACACGCTTCTTGAACTCGCTTGCAGAGCTCGATGACAGTGTTCCTGCCTCGCACCGCGTGCAAGACCGCACGAAGCCTGCCGAGCCTATGCCTACTGACTCGTTCAAAAACGCTGCCGATACTGACCCTGCCATTGCTGCAAACCGTGCCTGGGGTGATGGAATTCTTTCCCGTATTGCTTCCTCTCAGCTGGGCAATGAGACCGTTGCGCAGCACACCATCACCACCGAAGCACAGCTTGAGCAGGTTTTTGCAACCGCGACCGGCCCCGGTGCGAGCTGGCGACAGAAGTCTGCCGCTGAGCGTGCAGAAATCCTTCACCGTGCCGGTGAAGTTCTTGAAGCACGCCGCGCAGAACTGATGGAAGTTGCTGCTAGCGAGACAGGGAAGACACTCGACCAGTCCGACCCTGAAGTAACCGAGGCTATTGACTTCGCTCACTATTACGCCGAGCAAGCTAAAAAGCTCGAGCGCATCTCCGGTGCGAGCTTTGTTCCAGCCGGACTGACAGTGGTCACCCCACCCTGGAACTTCCCCGTTGCGATTCCGGCCGGCTCGACACTGGCAGCTTTGGCCGCAGGATCCCCCGTAATCATCAAGCCTGCAGCACAGGCGCGACGTTGCGGCGCGGTCATGGTGGAAGCTCTCTGGGAGGCCGGTGTTCCTCGTGATGTACTCCAACTGGTCAACATGGGCGATCGTGCCCTGGGCAGCAAGCTGGTCTCGGACCCCCGGGTTGATCGCGTGATCCTCACCGGTGGTTATGAAACAGCTGAGCTATTCCGTTCTCTGCGCAATGATCTGCCTCTACTGGCAGAAACCAGCGGAAAGAACGCCATCATTGTCACCCCGAGCGCAGACCTCGACTTGGCGGCAAAAGATGTTATTTACTCTGCCTTTGGTCACGCCGGTCAGAAGTGTTCAGCAGCATCGCTGGTGATCTTGGTCGGTTCTGTGGCCACTTCGCAGCGATTCCGCAACCAACTACTTGACGGTGTTGCCAGCCTCAAGGTTGGCTACCCGCAGGATGCCACCACCCAGATGGGCCCCATCATTGAACCTGCCAAGGGCAAACTGCTCTCCGCTTTGACCTCCGTGGGCAAGGGCGAGAAGTGGCTTGTTGAGCCCAAGCAACTCGATGACTCCGGCAAGCTGTGGTCTCCTGGTGTGCGAGATGGCGTCAAGCCTGGCAGTGAATATCACTTGACCGAATACTTCGGCCCCGTTCTCGGAATCATGACGGCAAAGACACTGGAAGAAGCCATCGACATGGTCAACGCCATTGATTACGGCCTCACCTCAGGTTTGCACTCTCTCAACTCAGATGAGATTGGGCTCTGGTTGGAGAACATCCAAGCCGGCAACCTCTACGTCAACCGCGGTACCACCGGTGCAATCGTGCAACGCCAGCCCTTTGGCGGCTGGAAGAAGTCTGCTGTTGGCGCGGGTACCAAAGCTGGTGGACCGAACTACCTCATGGGCTTAGGGAACTGGGAAATTGCCCCCACGCAAGACATTGGTATTGCTCCCGTCTCGAAGTTTGTCACCACGCTCATTGACGCTATTGAGCGCTCAGAAACTCTCAATGGTGGGGAACTGTCCTGGATTCGCCAAGCAGCGAGCCTGGACCAGTTCGCCTGGGCCACCGAGTTCGGCGAAGCAATTGATGTTTCCCAACTGGGCGTCGAGCGCAACGTGTTCCGCTACCGCAGCGTTCCCACCAAGATTCGCCTGATGGAGCAGGGAAACCCGGTAGAGCTCTTCCGAGTTGTGCTGGCTGCACTACGTGCCGAATCAGACTTCACCATCTCTGTTCCCACCACATTGGGCGAGAAGTACCTGTGGGCTTTGCAGGCAACAGGTATTCGTGTTGACCAGCGCTCAGACCAGTCCTGGCTGGCCAGCTTGGCAGAAACAGAGCTGACAAATGCTCGCATTCGCCTCATTGGTGGAAGCGCATCACAGGTGACCGCAGCAACCAACGGCCGCCCCGACTTGGCTGTCTACGCCGGACCGGTGCTGCTAGCAGGTCGTATTGAAATGTTGCCCTTCTTGCGCGAGCAAGCAGTGAGCATCACAGCACACCGCTTTGGTACACCCAATCACCTCAGTGATGCACTGATCTAAACGCAGAATTCACCACCTGTTTGCGCCTCTCAAGGGGCGCAAACAGGCCTTAACGGGCTAAGTTAGAGACGTGACTGGAACACGAGTATTTGTTGCGCGCCTGACTGGTAGTGGCGTATTCGACCCCGCGGGTGACCGCCTGGGTCGCATTCGCGATGTCCTCGTGGTGTACCGCAAAGACAATGCCCCCCGCGTGGTGGGTTTGCTCGCTGAGCTGCCCGGTAAGCGTCGTGTCTTTATCTCGATTGGTCGCGTGTCCAGCATCGGCAGTGGACAGGTCATCACCACCGGCCCTATTTCCGACCGCAAGTTTGAACAGCGCGGCGGTGAAGTTCGCCTCCTTGCAGAATTCTTAGGCCGCAAGGTCACCTTCAATGACGGCTCCGGTGAAGGAATCATCGAGGACGCCTCGATTGAAGAAACCGGTCCAGGCGAGTGGGAAATTAACCAGCTTTTTGTTCGCCGTCCCCGTCAAAGCGGCGCCCCTTTTGCTAAGGGTCCCACGGCACTTGTTCCCTGGTCTCTCGTTACCGAGAAAACCAACGACGGTGAATCACAATCTGCTGAAGCACTGATTGCGTCCTACTCTGAGCTGCGTCCTGCTGACTTGGCAACAACCTTGCTGGATCTGCCTCAAGAGCGCATGCTCGAGGTTGCTGAAGAACTCCCAGATGACCGCCTTGCTGACGTCCTTGAAGAGATGGACGAGAGTGACCAAGTCGAGATTATGTCTCAACTCGACGACGAACGTGCTGCTGACGTTCTCGACGAGATGGAACCTGACGATGCTGCCGACCTCATTGCACAGCTTCCTGAAGAACGTGGTGAGCACCTCCTTGAGCTGATGGAGCCTGAGGAAGCGGATGACGTTCGTCTTCTACTCAGCTTTGGTGCTGATACCGCCGGTGGTTTGATGACGCCTGAGCCCATCATCCTCTCGGCTGAGTCCACTGTCGCTGAAGGTTTGGCCATGATTCGCCGTAATGAGACTGCTCCTGCTTTGGCAGCGGCAGTCTGCATTACCTTGCCACCCTATGAAGCACCCACTGGTCGCTTCTTAGGAATGGTGCACTTCCAGCGCATGCTGCGCTATCCCCCACACGAGCGCCTCGGGGCTCTCATCGATCCAGGTCTTGAGCCCATTTCGGTAGATACTCCAGCGCCTGAAGTGTCACGTATTTTGGCCAGTTACAACCTGGTTTCTGTTCCAGTTATTGATGAGAACCACCGCCTTGTTGGTGTGGTCACCGTCGATGACGTTCTTGACTACCTGCTGCCAGATGACTGGCGTAGTCACGATGATGACGAAACAGAAACCACACCGAATAAACGCACGCCTAAAAAGCGTCCAGTAAATAAGAGCGCTGCACCAGCAGCTAAGCCCGCAAGCCGAGGAAGGAGGGGCTGATATGGCACGATTCAACCGTCACGATGAAAGCTTCGACTCCCCCAAAGGCTTCAGCGCGCTCAACCCACGCCCCAACCGTTCTCGTGACCGTTTCGGGCGCTTCACTGAAGCAATCGCTCGCGGCATGGGTACGCCCTGGTTTCTTCTGGGTCTCACCATCTTTGCCATTGTCTGGATGGGATTTAACACGTTTGCTCCACCTGCATGGCGCTTTGACTCCTATGCCATCGGCTTCACCGCACTGACACTGATCCTGTCGCTACAGGCTTCCTATGCAGCGCCGATGATTCTGCTTGCACAGAACCGTCAAGATGACCGTGACCGCGTGCAATTTGAGCAGGACCGTCAGCGCGCTGAGCGTAACCTTGCTGACACCGAATACCTCGCTCGCGAGGTTGTAGCACTGCGCCTGGCCATGAAAGATGTTGCCACCAAGGACTTCATCAAGGCTGAGCTTCGCGCTCTCTTGGAAGAGTTGGACAAGGAAGAAACTCCCGCCCCCAGCAAGCCTGTTGCAAAAGCCCCCACCAAACCTGCCGCCAAGAAGGCTTCCGCTAAGCCAGCGACTCGTCCGGCTTCACGTTCGACTACCTAACACGTGACCAACCTTTCTCACGCTGTTCGCGAAGCTGCGGGATCAGTTATTGATCCCGAGCTTCGTCGTAGCTTGGCTGAGTTGGGGATGATTGGTGCTGTTTCTGCTGAGAATGGCGTTGCTCAAGTCGAAGTGCGCCTCACTATTGCTGGCTGCCCAGCAGCACAGAAAATCGAAAGCGATGTTCGTGCTGCCGCAGCCAGCGTCAGCGGTGTAACCGAGGTGGCTGTTGATGTTCAAGTGATGACCGCTGAGCAGCGTGCCGAACTGCTCGCACACCTTCGTCCCGGTGGTCCCAAGCAGAACCCGTTCGGTCCCGGCACACTCACCCGTGTGATTGCTGTCACTAGCGGAAAAGGCGGCGTGGGCAAATCAACCCTGACAGCGAATCTGGCCGCCTCCCTGGCCCATCAAGGATTCCGCGTGGGAATCCTTGATGCCGATGTCTATGGTTTCTCGATTCCTGCTCTGATGGGGCTAGCTCCAGACGGGGTCGCCGCTAAGCCCACGCGACTTGATGACATGATTGTTCCCCCTGTAGGTCACGATGTGAAGGTCATCAGCATTGGCATGTTCGTGGAGAACGCTAATGCTGCTGTTGCGTGGCGCGGACCGATGTTGCAGCGCACCATTACGCAGTTCCTCACCGATGTTTACTTTGGCGACCTCGACTTCTTGTTGTTAGACCTTCCACCTGGAACCGGCGATGTGGCCATCACGGTCGGCCAGCAGCTTCCCAATGCCGAGGTGCTCGTTGTGACGACGGGGCAAAGTGCTGCCAGTGAGGTTGCCGTGCGGGCCGGCGTCGTGGCACGCCAGACAGGCCAACGCATCCTGGGCGTTGTTGAGAATATGGGTCCTCTGGTGTTGCAAGATGGTTCAGCCATAGCCCTCTTTGGTCAAGGTGGCGCCGATGCCGTTGCCCACGAGCTGAGCATCGGCCAAGACAAAGCAATAGAAGTTCTGGCCAGAATTCCGCTGAGCTTGGGTTTGCGTGAAGGCGGAGAT includes these proteins:
- a CDS encoding DoxX family protein; amino-acid sequence: MTKRGVGSWIVIALLGLSGFLHLVTPQGFLWLMPPELGEGVNLGVVYVSGVVELVCVVGLLLRARWAPTVTVLTLLAIWPANIWFAFSTIGAGNTLLTVIAFVRLPLQLLLLWWAWKSPVNARQG
- a CDS encoding aminopeptidase P family protein — its product is MNAEDAQHEAPLGTENRSTTPASDTFQKYIGSNWADRPEQIPSPREQASYAAARRGALSKAHPGKRIVIPAGPMKRRSNDTFYPYRADSAFSWLTGWGSDSEPDSVLVMEPTATGHAATLYFRERAGRDSDEFYANSDIGEFWIGPRPSLAQVAGDLGISTKHLDELPEADKSVTEIPEDLARDLSEMRLVKDEYEISEMREAVASSIRGFADIARVLPAVAGNTRGERLIEGAFASRARLEGNGVGYGTIAASGAHACILHWVTNDGVVNEGDLILIDAGVERDSYYTADVTRTLPVSGTFTPVQRKVYEAVREAADAAFAIVKPGITFRDVHNTAMAVIAQKTSEWGLLPVTAEEALLPENQHHRRYMVHGTSHHLGIDVHDCAQARREMYMDGIVKEGMIFTIEPGLYFQPDDLTVPEEYRGIGVRIEDDILVTATGAENLTIALPRTADDVEAWLAPHVAATKAAKAAQLKVESLAKKKRK
- a CDS encoding DUF1003 domain-containing protein, yielding MARFNRHDESFDSPKGFSALNPRPNRSRDRFGRFTEAIARGMGTPWFLLGLTIFAIVWMGFNTFAPPAWRFDSYAIGFTALTLILSLQASYAAPMILLAQNRQDDRDRVQFEQDRQRAERNLADTEYLAREVVALRLAMKDVATKDFIKAELRALLEELDKEETPAPSKPVAKAPTKPAAKKASAKPATRPASRSTT
- a CDS encoding LysR family transcriptional regulator; amino-acid sequence: MLDLRRLRLLREVKLRGTLAEVAEALNYSPSAVSQQLALLEKEVGVPLLRKSGRRVILTPQAEILVSHTSTVLEVLEQAESEITTSLERPAGLVRLALFQSAALALLPEALTLLKKEHPQLRLEITQQEPEAALHATWARDYDLVIAEQYPGHAAARHPELDRIDLTTDPIRLGVSSKLRAEHSISSLADTAGLPWVMEPRGTASRHWAEQACRQAGFEPDVQFETADIQAHIRLVESGNAVALLTGLAWVGRKVTVDLIDLPGNPRRTVFTAARRASAGSPAIQVCRDVLSRTAELVNPAAR
- a CDS encoding magnesium transporter MgtE N-terminal domain-containing protein yields the protein MTGTRVFVARLTGSGVFDPAGDRLGRIRDVLVVYRKDNAPRVVGLLAELPGKRRVFISIGRVSSIGSGQVITTGPISDRKFEQRGGEVRLLAEFLGRKVTFNDGSGEGIIEDASIEETGPGEWEINQLFVRRPRQSGAPFAKGPTALVPWSLVTEKTNDGESQSAEALIASYSELRPADLATTLLDLPQERMLEVAEELPDDRLADVLEEMDESDQVEIMSQLDDERAADVLDEMEPDDAADLIAQLPEERGEHLLELMEPEEADDVRLLLSFGADTAGGLMTPEPIILSAESTVAEGLAMIRRNETAPALAAAVCITLPPYEAPTGRFLGMVHFQRMLRYPPHERLGALIDPGLEPISVDTPAPEVSRILASYNLVSVPVIDENHRLVGVVTVDDVLDYLLPDDWRSHDDDETETTPNKRTPKKRPVNKSAAPAAKPASRGRRG
- a CDS encoding PHP domain-containing protein, which encodes MEAFLRAQSPIDLHLHSNVSDGTGSPADVVREAHAAGVRTMSLTDHDTTAGWDEAREECLRLGMTFIPGMEFTSRIEYGSIHILAYLFDPNYAPLVEELKKLQSDRENRLRQMTENVSADYDITWDHVLEQVSASGKSVGRPHLADALVARGIISERSEAFSGILSKDGPYYVSQYALDPLSAVKLIRSAGGVPVMAHPTTKGRVAPMEYIDRLIDAGLGGYEIEHRENMEPGKTILRELCEERGLIITGSSDYHGTGKPNQPGENTTEPEMLARIIEQGTGSEPSYPE
- a CDS encoding bifunctional proline dehydrogenase/L-glutamate gamma-semialdehyde dehydrogenase, whose amino-acid sequence is MTADAYSPELANDSIALVRKWLTEAQGFPVDSSAVMLGGVLKDPTGLAFTVGFVDGVVRPEDLKVAAHNLRELAPKVPGFLPWYMRAAVRLGGAFAPLMPGVVIPISRKVLRNMVGHLIVDATDAKLGGAIAKLRKPGIRLNVNLLGEAVLGEREAARRLEGTRALLARDDVDYVSIKVSSTVAPHSAWAFEQDVEHVVERLLPLFHLAAESPTPKFINLDMEEFKDLDITIAVFTRILDRPELLNLEAGIVLQAYLPDALAAMMQLQEWSAARRARGGSGIKVRVVKGANLPMERVEAALHDWPLATWHTKQDSDTNYKRVINYALHPERIQNVRIGVAGHNLFDVAYSWLLANKRGVQSGIEFEMLLGMAQGQAEAVKKDVGGLLLYTPVVHPAEFDVAIAYLIRRLEEGASQDNFMSAVFELAANEALFEREKTRFLNSLAELDDSVPASHRVQDRTKPAEPMPTDSFKNAADTDPAIAANRAWGDGILSRIASSQLGNETVAQHTITTEAQLEQVFATATGPGASWRQKSAAERAEILHRAGEVLEARRAELMEVAASETGKTLDQSDPEVTEAIDFAHYYAEQAKKLERISGASFVPAGLTVVTPPWNFPVAIPAGSTLAALAAGSPVIIKPAAQARRCGAVMVEALWEAGVPRDVLQLVNMGDRALGSKLVSDPRVDRVILTGGYETAELFRSLRNDLPLLAETSGKNAIIVTPSADLDLAAKDVIYSAFGHAGQKCSAASLVILVGSVATSQRFRNQLLDGVASLKVGYPQDATTQMGPIIEPAKGKLLSALTSVGKGEKWLVEPKQLDDSGKLWSPGVRDGVKPGSEYHLTEYFGPVLGIMTAKTLEEAIDMVNAIDYGLTSGLHSLNSDEIGLWLENIQAGNLYVNRGTTGAIVQRQPFGGWKKSAVGAGTKAGGPNYLMGLGNWEIAPTQDIGIAPVSKFVTTLIDAIERSETLNGGELSWIRQAASLDQFAWATEFGEAIDVSQLGVERNVFRYRSVPTKIRLMEQGNPVELFRVVLAALRAESDFTISVPTTLGEKYLWALQATGIRVDQRSDQSWLASLAETELTNARIRLIGGSASQVTAATNGRPDLAVYAGPVLLAGRIEMLPFLREQAVSITAHRFGTPNHLSDALI
- a CDS encoding Mrp/NBP35 family ATP-binding protein encodes the protein MTNLSHAVREAAGSVIDPELRRSLAELGMIGAVSAENGVAQVEVRLTIAGCPAAQKIESDVRAAAASVSGVTEVAVDVQVMTAEQRAELLAHLRPGGPKQNPFGPGTLTRVIAVTSGKGGVGKSTLTANLAASLAHQGFRVGILDADVYGFSIPALMGLAPDGVAAKPTRLDDMIVPPVGHDVKVISIGMFVENANAAVAWRGPMLQRTITQFLTDVYFGDLDFLLLDLPPGTGDVAITVGQQLPNAEVLVVTTGQSAASEVAVRAGVVARQTGQRILGVVENMGPLVLQDGSAIALFGQGGADAVAHELSIGQDKAIEVLARIPLSLGLREGGDQGTPIVLSHPADPAALAINELARVIAHSGPSRAGINLGISPV